The window GATCTGTTCACCCTGGCATGGCAGCGCAAGGGGTCGCTGCGTCGCGCGCTGAACGATCACGCCGCGAGCGATGGCAAATTCAAGCAGGCACTGGACCGTCTTGAGACGTGCGAACACCGGTTTGCCACCGAGACGCCGTTTGCGTTCTATGCCTGGCTGCTCGGGGGCGATGGTGGCCGTGCGCGCATCTTGAAGCGGCTCGGTCACGAGGCCAATGACGCGCTGGACGAATTTCTCGAACTTGCGCTCGGTTATGAGCGCAAGGCACCGGCCTCGCTGCAGGGTTTTATGGCGTGGCTGCGCACGGCCGACCTCGAGGTGAAGCGCGACATGGAAATCTCGCGCGACGAAGTCCGCGTCATGACCGTGCATGGCGCCAAGGGACTGGAAGCGTCGGTCGTGTTCCTGGTGGACACCACCTCCTCGCCCTCGGACACGCAACGCCTCAAACTCATCCATCTTCCAAAAAGCGATGCGGCGCCGCATGCCCCCGGCGTCGTGGTCTGGGCCGGCAGGAAGGCCGACGATCCGGCGGCGGTCGCCGCGGCCCGCACGGCGATGCTGGGCGAGACCGAGGATGAATACCGCCGCCTGCTCTATGTCGCGATGACGCGGGCCGCCGACCGGCTGGTGGTCGGCGGCTGCATGCCCGGCAACATGAACAGCGTGCGCAAGTTCTCCTGGTACGACCTGATCGTCAAAGGCCTCGCCAATTCCGGCTTGCGCGAAGAGACCATCGAGACATCCGACGGTCCGATAAAGCGCTACGCGCGACCCGAGGATGTCGTGGCTCCCACAGGCGCAGCCGCAGCGCCGGCGACGGGCGCGCCGATCGAGCTGCCCTCGTGGTTGCGGACATCCGCGCCGCCGGAAGCCTCTGCGGACAGCCTCTTGCGCCCCTCCGGGCCGGCCGAGAACGATGGTCGCGGCATCAGGACCGGCGAGACGATCGTGTTGCGCGCACGTGCGGTGCAGCGCGGCACGCTGGTGCACCGGTTGCTGCAATCGCTACCCGAAATCACCATCGACCGACGCCGCGACGCCGCGCTAAATTATCTCGCCCGCAACGCCGGTGGCTGGAGCGAAGGCGACCGCGAGGCGCTGGCGGACGGGGTGTTGGCCCTGCTCGGGGATCCGCGCTTTGCGGCGGTATTCGGCGCCGGCAGCCGCGCCGAGGTCGGTATCGCCGGGAGGCTGGAGCGGCCGGGACGGCCGCCGGCGCTGGTTTCGGGACAAATCGACCGGCTGGTGGTGAGCCAGAGCGAGGTCCTGATCGTCGATTACAAGACCAACCATGCCCCCCCAAAACTCGCCACTGAGGCACCCGCGAGCTATGTCCGCCAGCTTGCGCTCTACCGGGCGGTGCTGGGGAAGCTTTATCCCCAACTGCCGGTCCGCGCAGCATTACTTTGGACCGAAACGCCTGAATTGATGGAGATTTCTGCTCCTGCGCTGGACGCGCAACTGGCAGCCATTATCCGGGGGGATGTCCAAGCTTGACCCGGCAACCCGGCGTTCATAGGTTGGTCGCATGATCCAGGCGGCGATTCCCAAGCGCTGCATTCTTCCCAAACTGAACGAGGTATTCCAATGGCCGTTGGCAAGGTTTCTGATGCCGATTTCGACGCCGAAGTGCTCAAGGCGACCGGCCCGGTCGTAGTCGATTTCTGGGCCGAATGGTGCGGCCCCTGCCGCATGATCGCTCCCGCGCTCGACGAGATTTCGGGCGCGATGGGCGACAAGGTCAAGATCGTCAAACTCAACGTCGACGAGAGCCCGAAGACGGCTTCGAAATACGGCGTGATGTCGATCCCGACGCTGATGATCTTCAAGGGCGGCGAGATGGCCTCGCGCCAGGTCGGCGCCGCGCCGAAGCAGAAGCTGCAGCAGTGGATTACGGCTGCGGTCTGATCGCTCTCGCGCGATGATTTTATTCGAACGGCCGGCGAAACGCCGGCCGTTTTGTTTTGCGAGGCATGCCGGCCTCGAGCCAAGAAAATCCCTCGTCATGGCCGGGCATAGCCGTCCGAAGGACGGCGTCGCTTCCGCTCGCCTATGACCCGGCCATCCATCCTCTTGAGAAAGCCTCTCACGAAGATTGATGGATACGCGGGTCAAGCCCGCGTATGACGAGTAATGATGTGGACATAGCTCCGCTACCTGATCCAGCCCGTCGCCAGCGCGGAGGCGAGTTCGGCCTGGCCGTTGCGACGGGCTAAAGCCGCCATCGTATCGTGATCGTACGGCACGTGGCGGAAGGTCGCGCGCCAAACGCCGCCATCGAGTTCAAGGATCGCATACCGCGCGTCCGGCGTGCCGGCTTCGACGACATGCGGAAACGGATGGATATCGCGATAGCCGGGCGAGCCGACGCTGCCGGGATTTATCACCAGGCGCCCGTCGCCAAGCCGGACCGCGCGGGCGAGATGGCTGTGGCCGCAGAGAATGAGCGGCTGGGTGATCCCTTCCGCCACCTTCTCGATTGCCTCAAGAGAAGCCATCCGCACGGTGCCATCGGGCAACACGGTTTCCAGCCAATAGACCTCATCGTTCTCAGGCGTCGCGTGGCAGAGAAAGACTTTTTCGCGGAACACGCGTGCCGCCGGCACCGCGCGCAACCAATCGAGGTGCGTTGTGTCAAGTTGCGCATGCGCGGGGCGGTCCCACGATCCCATCTTCTCGGGCGAGCGATCGATCAGATAGCGGTCGTGGTTGCCGAGCACATGGACGGCTTTAAGCGCCATCAGCGCATCCATTGTCCGCCGCGCGTCGAGCGGACCGCTTGCCATATCGCCGAGGTTGACGATGTCAGTAATGCCCTGCGCGCGGATATCGGCCACAACAGCTTCCAGCGCGAGATAATTTCCGTGCACATCGGCAATCGCGGCAAAGCGCATGATCTTATCCCGGCGGCGTGCCGTTGGCGGACAGCACCTGGCCGGCAAGATAGAGCGAGCCCGTGATCAGGATGCGCGGCGGTACCTCATAGGCGAGCCGCGTCAACGAACGCAGCGCCGCCTCAAAGCTGCCGGCGGTTTCCACGCGCATGCCGAGCGCGCGCGCCGCATCCGCCAACCGGTCCGGCGGCATCGCGTTGTCGCGGTCCGGTATCGGCACCGCGATGATATGGCGCGTCAGGCCGGCAAAATTGGCGAGAAATGCGCGCGCATCCTTGTTTGCCATCATGCCGACGATGACCACAAGCGGGCGCGACACGCGCTCTTCGAGGTCGCCGAGCGCCGCCGCCGCGACGCGGCCGCCCTCGGCATTATGGCCGCCGTCGAGCCAGATCTCGCTGGCCTGTGGCGCCTGCGCCACCAGCGTGCCCGACGCCAGCCGCTGCATCCGCGCCGGCCATTCGGCATTGACGATGCCGGCTTCGAACGCGGCCGGTTCGATTCTGAAGGTGCTTTGCGCCCGCAGCGTCGCGATCGCGAGGCCGGCATTGTCGAACTGATGGCGGCCGAACAGTTTTGGCGCCGCCAGATCCATCAAGCCGCGATCGTCCTGATAGACCAGCCGTCCGCGCTCGACATTGACGTGCCAGCCCTCGCCGGCGGCATGGATGGGGGCGTGCATGCGCCTTGCCTGCTGCTCGATCACCACCAATACGTCGGGAAATTGTTCCGCGCAGATGACAGGTGCGTTGCGCTTGATGATGCCGGCCTTCTCGCCTGCGATCGCCGTCAGCGTGTCCCCGAGAAATTCGGTGTGATCCATGCTGACCGGCGTGATCACGGTCGCGAGCGGCGCGTCGATCACGTTGGTGGCATCGAGCCGCCCGCCGAGGCCGACTTCCAGCAGTACAACGTCGGCCGGATGCTGCACGAACAGCCAAAAGGCCGCCGCGGTTTCGATTTCAAAAATGGTGATCGGCGCGCCTGCATTGGTCCTCTCGATATGTTCGAGCGCGCTGCGGAGCTCGTCGTCATCGACGAGCGCGCCGCCGCCTGTCCGGCCGAGCCGAAAACATTCGTTGATCCGTACCAGGGAGGGTGAGGTATAGACGTGGACGCATAGGCCCGCGGCTTCCAGAATCCCCCGCAAATACGCGATCGTCGAACCCTTGCCGTTGGTGCCGGCGACATGGATCACCGGCGGCAATTTGCGCTCGGGATGGTCGAGCTGCGCCAGCAGCCGGTGCATCCGCGTCAGATCGAGATCGATATGCTTTGGATGCAGGGCCGACAGCCGCACGATCAATTCATCGAGCGATGGCGCTCGCCTGGCCGCGGACGCGTTCACGCGTGGGGCGCTGCCGGCGCGACGTCCGCACCTGGCACGATCTGGGTCGGCATGGTGACCTGTGGCGCGGGTTTTGAGACGGTTTCGATCGCAGGCGATTTTGTCAGCAGCCGGCACAATCGCGCCAAGGTCGGACGCAGATCGTGGCGATGCACCACCATATCGACCATGCCGTGGTCTTTGAGATATTCGGCGCGCTGAAAACCTTCCGGCAGTTTTTCCCGGATCGTCTGTTCGATCACGCGGGCGCCGGCAAAACCAATGAGCGCGCCGGGCTCGGCGATCTGCACGTCGCCCAGCATGGCGTAGGAAGCGGTGACGCCGCCGGTGGTCGGATTGGTCAGCACCACGATATAAGGCTGCTTGGCTTCGCGCAGCATCTGCACGCCCACGGTCGTCCGCGGCATCTGCATGAGTGACAAAATGCCTTCCTGCATGCGGGCGCCGCCGGAGGCCGCGAACACGATGAACGGCGATTTCTTTTCGACCGCGAGTTCAAGTCCGCGCACGATCGCTTCGCCGGCGGCCATGCCGAGCGAGCCGCCCATGAAGTCGAAATCCTGCACCGCGATCACGACCGCGGCGCCTTCGAGCTTGCCGTAGCCGACCTTGATGGCGTCGTTCAGCCCGGTTCGCGCGCGCGCATCCTTGATGCGATCGGCATATTTGCGCTCGTCGCGAAATTTCAGGGGATCGGCTGATACCTCCGGCAGCGCCACGTCGAACCAGGTCTCGTTGTCGAAGATTGATTTCAGCCGCGCCACCGCGCCCATCCGCATGTGGTAGTTCGAATCGGGAATCACGAACTGGTTGGCCTCGACGTCCTTGTAGAACACGAGCTGTCCTGAATCAGGGCATTTGATCCACAAATTCTCCGGCGTCTCGCGCCGCAGGATGTTGCGGATTTTCGGCCGGACGACGTTGGTGAGCCAATTCATGGTTCGCTCCGAATGGCGATCAAATCGCCCCTCAACTATATGGCGGCCCGGACCAAGCCCGGCAAGCCGCCGTTTGCGGTCTATCTCGACCGCAATTGTGGCTTATTCGGCGGCCTGCTTTGCGCCCCGGACGCCCTCCGCCAGCGATGCCACGAGATCGGCGACCGCGTCGACGGTTTTGGCCGTGGCGCGGCCTTCGGCATCGAGGCTGCCGCGGAGCGCGTCGACCAGTGCGGTGCCTACCACCGCGCCGTCGGCATTTTGCGCGATGGCACGCGCACCCTCCGGCGTGCGGATGCCGAAGCCGACACAAACCGGCAATTTCGTATGCCGCTTGATGCGGGCGACGGCTTCGCCGACCACCTTGGTGTCGGCGCTGGCGCTGCCGGTAATGCCGGTGATGGAGACGTAGTAGACAAAGCCGGACGTGTTGGCGAGCACGGCGGGCAGACGCTTGTCGTCGGTGGTCGGCGTTGCCAGCCGGATGAAATTCAGCCCGGCCCGCATTGCCGGCAGGCACAATTCGGTGTCTTCCTCCGGCGGCAGGTCGACAATGATCAATCCATCGACGCCCGCGGATTTTGCGTCGGCCAGAAACTTGTCGACGCCGTAGATGTAGATCGGATTGTAATAGCCCATCAGCACCAGTGGCGTCGTGTTATCGCCGTTACGAAACTCGCGCACCATCGCGAGCGTTTTCTTCAAGGTCATGCCGCCCTTGAGCGCGCGCAGACCCGCCGCCTGAATCGCCGGGCCATCCGCCATCGGATCGGTAAAGGGCATGCCGATCTCGATGATGTCGGCGCCCGCTTTCGGCAGCGCTTTTATGATCTCGAGCGAGGTCGCAGAGTCGGGATCGCCGGCCATCAGGAAGGTGATGAAAGCGGAACGGCCTTGCTCTTTCAGTTCGGCAAAACGTGCGTCGATGCGGGTGGTCATAACGCGGCGCTCGCTGTGCTGTGCCGTTTCCCAAGAGCGGTGTTTGCGGAGACACCCCCACCCCAGCCCTCCCCCGCAAGCGGGAGAGGGGGCGCAGCTCGCCTAATGGATACAACAGTGCTTAACCCGAACACGGTCCGTTCCCTCTCCCGCTTGCGGGGGAGCGTTAGGGTGGGGGCTTTCTCCGCGAATTCGATGTAGCCAGTCACTTCTTCCCCCGCAAAATATCCGCCACTTGCGGGATGTCCTTGTCACCGCGGCCGGAGAGATTGACCACCATCAGATGATCCTTTGGCCGCTTCGGCGCGAGTTCCATCACCTTGGCGATGGCATGCGCCGGCTCCAGCGCCGGGATGATGCCCTCCAGCCGCGACAGCAATTGAAATGCCGCCAGCGCCTCGTCATCGGTGGCGGATAGGTATTTGACGCGGCCGGTTTCGTGCAACCAGGAATGTTCCGGCCCGATGCCGGGATAATCGAGCCCCGCCGAAATCGAATGAGCGTCCTGGATCTGGCCGTCATCGTCCATCAGCAAATAAGTCCGGTTACCGTGGAGCACGCCGGGCCGGCCGCCGGCGATGGAAGCGGCATGCAGTTGCGTCAGTCCATGGCCCGCCGCCTCGACGCCGAAAATCTCGACCGATGGGTCATCGAGGAACGGGTGGAACAGGCCCATCGCATTGGAGCCGCCGCCGATGCAGGCGACAAGCGAATCCGGCAGGCGGCCTTCGGCTTCCTGCATCTGGGCGCGGGTCTCTACGCCGATCACCGACTGGAAATCGCGCACCATCATCGGGTAGGGATGCGGGCCGGCCACCGTGCCGATGCAGTAGAACGTGTTGTGCACGTTGGTCACCCAGTCGCGCAGCGCATCGTTCATGGCATCTTTGAGCGTGCGCGATCCCGATTGCACCGGGATCACCTTGGCGCCCAGCATTTCCATCCGGATCACATTGGGCTGCTGCCGCTCGACATCGACCGCGCCCATATAGACTACGCAATCGAGCCCGAACCGCGCGCACAACGTCGCAGTGGCGACGCCATGCTGGCCGGCGCCGGTCTCGGCGATGATGCGCTGCTTGCCCATCCGCCGCGCCACCATGATCTGGCCGAGCACATTGTTGACCTTGTGCGAGCCGGTGTGATTGAGTTCCTCGCGCTTGAAATAGATCTTGGCGCCGCCGAGATGTTCTGTCAGGCGCTCGGCGAGATAGAGCGGCGACGGCCGGCCAACATAGTCCCTCAAATAGCCATTCATCTCGGCCTGGAACGCCGGATCGGCCTTGGCGTCCGCATAGGCTTTTTCCAGATCGAGGATCAGCGGCATCAGCGTTTCCGCGACGAAGCGGCCGCCGAAAATGCCGAAATGCCCGCGCTCGTCCGGACCGCTGCGGAAGGAATTTCGCAAGTTTTGATTCATCAATTTATCAACTCTTGTTGCCGCGCAGCGCTGCCTCTGCTCCCTCGCCCCGCTCTTGCGGGGAGAGGGTTGGGGTGAG is drawn from Bradyrhizobium lablabi and contains these coding sequences:
- the trxA gene encoding thioredoxin; translation: MAVGKVSDADFDAEVLKATGPVVVDFWAEWCGPCRMIAPALDEISGAMGDKVKIVKLNVDESPKTASKYGVMSIPTLMIFKGGEMASRQVGAAPKQKLQQWITAAV
- a CDS encoding metallophosphoesterase family protein, which produces MRFAAIADVHGNYLALEAVVADIRAQGITDIVNLGDMASGPLDARRTMDALMALKAVHVLGNHDRYLIDRSPEKMGSWDRPAHAQLDTTHLDWLRAVPAARVFREKVFLCHATPENDEVYWLETVLPDGTVRMASLEAIEKVAEGITQPLILCGHSHLARAVRLGDGRLVINPGSVGSPGYRDIHPFPHVVEAGTPDARYAILELDGGVWRATFRHVPYDHDTMAALARRNGQAELASALATGWIR
- a CDS encoding bifunctional folylpolyglutamate synthase/dihydrofolate synthase; the protein is MNASAARRAPSLDELIVRLSALHPKHIDLDLTRMHRLLAQLDHPERKLPPVIHVAGTNGKGSTIAYLRGILEAAGLCVHVYTSPSLVRINECFRLGRTGGGALVDDDELRSALEHIERTNAGAPITIFEIETAAAFWLFVQHPADVVLLEVGLGGRLDATNVIDAPLATVITPVSMDHTEFLGDTLTAIAGEKAGIIKRNAPVICAEQFPDVLVVIEQQARRMHAPIHAAGEGWHVNVERGRLVYQDDRGLMDLAAPKLFGRHQFDNAGLAIATLRAQSTFRIEPAAFEAGIVNAEWPARMQRLASGTLVAQAPQASEIWLDGGHNAEGGRVAAAALGDLEERVSRPLVVIVGMMANKDARAFLANFAGLTRHIIAVPIPDRDNAMPPDRLADAARALGMRVETAGSFEAALRSLTRLAYEVPPRILITGSLYLAGQVLSANGTPPG
- the accD gene encoding acetyl-CoA carboxylase, carboxyltransferase subunit beta; its protein translation is MNWLTNVVRPKIRNILRRETPENLWIKCPDSGQLVFYKDVEANQFVIPDSNYHMRMGAVARLKSIFDNETWFDVALPEVSADPLKFRDERKYADRIKDARARTGLNDAIKVGYGKLEGAAVVIAVQDFDFMGGSLGMAAGEAIVRGLELAVEKKSPFIVFAASGGARMQEGILSLMQMPRTTVGVQMLREAKQPYIVVLTNPTTGGVTASYAMLGDVQIAEPGALIGFAGARVIEQTIREKLPEGFQRAEYLKDHGMVDMVVHRHDLRPTLARLCRLLTKSPAIETVSKPAPQVTMPTQIVPGADVAPAAPHA
- the trpA gene encoding tryptophan synthase subunit alpha, whose product is MTTRIDARFAELKEQGRSAFITFLMAGDPDSATSLEIIKALPKAGADIIEIGMPFTDPMADGPAIQAAGLRALKGGMTLKKTLAMVREFRNGDNTTPLVLMGYYNPIYIYGVDKFLADAKSAGVDGLIIVDLPPEEDTELCLPAMRAGLNFIRLATPTTDDKRLPAVLANTSGFVYYVSITGITGSASADTKVVGEAVARIKRHTKLPVCVGFGIRTPEGARAIAQNADGAVVGTALVDALRGSLDAEGRATAKTVDAVADLVASLAEGVRGAKQAAE
- the trpB gene encoding tryptophan synthase subunit beta; translation: MNQNLRNSFRSGPDERGHFGIFGGRFVAETLMPLILDLEKAYADAKADPAFQAEMNGYLRDYVGRPSPLYLAERLTEHLGGAKIYFKREELNHTGSHKVNNVLGQIMVARRMGKQRIIAETGAGQHGVATATLCARFGLDCVVYMGAVDVERQQPNVIRMEMLGAKVIPVQSGSRTLKDAMNDALRDWVTNVHNTFYCIGTVAGPHPYPMMVRDFQSVIGVETRAQMQEAEGRLPDSLVACIGGGSNAMGLFHPFLDDPSVEIFGVEAAGHGLTQLHAASIAGGRPGVLHGNRTYLLMDDDGQIQDAHSISAGLDYPGIGPEHSWLHETGRVKYLSATDDEALAAFQLLSRLEGIIPALEPAHAIAKVMELAPKRPKDHLMVVNLSGRGDKDIPQVADILRGKK